In Carassius carassius chromosome 46, fCarCar2.1, whole genome shotgun sequence, the following proteins share a genomic window:
- the LOC132129022 gene encoding chloride channel protein ClC-Kb-like has protein sequence MATIAVTNQSMEWYCYALLGIITALMSFFMDMTVSKLLNAHQWLYECLKGHHLLPFLCWTFYPACLCALSTSFAHSICPFSAVF, from the exons ATGGCAACAATCGCAGTCACCAATCAGAG CATGGAGTGGTACTGCTATGCCCTGTTAGGCATCATCACCGCTCTAATGAGCTTCTTCATGGATATGACTGTATCCAAGCTGCTGAATG CTCACCAATGGCTGTATGAATGTCTGAAGGGTCACCACCTGCTGCCGTTCCTCTGCTGGACGTTTTATCCAGCCTGTCTGTGTGCTCTGTCCACCAGCTTCGCCCACAGCATCTGCCCATTCTCTGCAG TGTTTTAg